CGACGCCGTCGTGCTCGACGTCATGCTGCCCGCGATGGACGGGTTCACCCTGTGCGAGACGCTCCGGAAGCAGGGCCGATGGGCCCCGGTGCTGATGCTCACGGCCCGGGACGGGGTGGAGGACCGCATCCACGGGCTGGACGCCGGCGCCGACGACTACCTGGTCAAGCCCTTTGCCTTCGCGGAGCTGCTGGCACGGCTCCGTGCACTCCTGCGGCGGGGGGCGACCGAACGGCCCTCGGTGCTCGAAGTGGAGGACGTCGTCCTCGACCCGGCGGCCCACACGGTGACCCGGGCGGGGCGCCCCGTCCCGCTGTCGGCGAGGGAGTTCGCCGTGCTGGAGTTCCTGATGCGCCATCCGGGCGAGGTCCTCGGCCGCGCGCGG
This genomic stretch from Actinomycetota bacterium harbors:
- a CDS encoding response regulator transcription factor, with amino-acid sequence MRILIAEDEVKMARAIRRGLEHEGYAVDVSGDGEDALFRATEYDYDAVVLDVMLPAMDGFTLCETLRKQGRWAPVLMLTARDGVEDRIHGLDAGADDYLVKPFAFAELLARLRALLRRGATERPSVLEVEDVVLDPAAHTVTRAGRPVPLSAREFAVLEFLMRHPGEVLGRARILEHVWDYNYSGFSNVVDVYVGYLRKKLEHPFGRAFIRTVRGVGYSVGST